In the Planctomycetota bacterium genome, one interval contains:
- a CDS encoding type II secretion system protein — MSGCTTLSDRSISKRVRGGFTLVELLVVIGIIALLVSILLPSLSRARASASAVVCQSNLRQIGAGILMYTQEYRDYLPSAHKDDEFDTGLGNNGAMWVTRVSELGYLGGEGEGDKNRDGEDVFRCPSDRLTPTDQTSWNGRPNFTSYKGLGRVGWDVNAFGHKTSKVPGGANTKDPNAPFDVFDMSRDNSSGVPIIVELVVDGNYALSSRGLAAPFHDGFKHPSTTPLTWNSDTSTPHLDKRRSVLYIDQSVRFGYVSFQDPDADVEFMHPGAE, encoded by the coding sequence ATGTCAGGCTGCACCACCCTGTCCGATCGCTCGATATCCAAGCGTGTCCGAGGCGGATTCACCCTCGTCGAGTTACTCGTCGTCATCGGCATCATCGCGCTGCTCGTGTCGATTCTCTTGCCGTCGCTGTCACGCGCCCGTGCCAGCGCATCCGCGGTGGTCTGCCAGTCGAACCTCCGGCAAATCGGAGCCGGCATTTTGATGTACACGCAGGAGTACCGCGACTACTTGCCCAGCGCACACAAGGACGACGAGTTCGACACCGGCCTCGGCAACAACGGCGCGATGTGGGTCACCCGTGTCAGCGAACTCGGCTACCTCGGTGGCGAGGGTGAGGGCGATAAGAACCGCGACGGCGAAGACGTCTTCCGCTGTCCGTCCGACCGATTGACCCCAACGGATCAAACCAGCTGGAACGGCCGGCCGAATTTCACGTCGTACAAGGGGCTGGGCCGCGTCGGGTGGGACGTCAACGCATTCGGGCACAAGACGAGCAAGGTGCCGGGTGGTGCGAATACCAAGGATCCCAACGCGCCGTTCGATGTCTTCGACATGAGCCGCGACAACTCGTCTGGGGTACCGATCATCGTCGAGCTCGTGGTCGACGGAAACTACGCGCTCAGCTCCCGGGGCTTGGCCGCTCCGTTTCATGACGGGTTCAAGCACCCTTCCACGACCCCATTGACGTGGAATAGTGACACCTCCACGCCGCACCTGGATAAGCGTCGCAGCGTGCTGTACATCGACCAGTCGGTCCGGTTTGGCTACGTCAGCTTTCAGGACCCAGATGCCGACGTGGAGTTCATGCATCCTGGTGCTGAGTAG